A genomic window from Fulvitalea axinellae includes:
- a CDS encoding PorP/SprF family type IX secretion system membrane protein, which translates to MKKILLAVSFLALLAGDVFGQRKAYYFSQFYQNPQILNPAFSGVDSVWTVDVGYRKTITDFDGSPESFFVGGNGTFPLSRYREGIGENRHAQYEAEESPQSRHGVGAFVYKRSVSDYRHVVGGASYSYYVPLARSWTVSGGASFYIDNWNLDLDNLRPRRRDDPTYQDLLNDGGESTSYDLQVGVAVFRKNFYFGYTFSQRLGSPTVSDEADALVGYTGHGFNAGYRWIFSADWSLLGSAHYKILAHSKNAYLLAARADYKNVLDFGVAYKDRDAVTALFGLTVSKKIRFSYSYDLPTPEMSSDGKGSHEVVIGYQFLSGDKGRYFW; encoded by the coding sequence ATGAAGAAAATACTTTTGGCAGTAAGTTTTCTGGCGTTGCTGGCTGGGGACGTGTTTGGGCAAAGGAAAGCGTATTACTTCAGCCAATTCTACCAGAACCCACAGATTCTGAACCCGGCCTTTTCAGGGGTGGACAGTGTCTGGACTGTGGATGTCGGATATCGTAAGACAATAACGGATTTTGACGGCTCTCCGGAAAGCTTCTTTGTGGGCGGAAACGGAACCTTCCCGTTGTCCAGATATAGGGAAGGAATCGGGGAGAACCGCCATGCCCAGTACGAGGCGGAAGAATCGCCACAGTCGAGGCACGGTGTCGGGGCCTTTGTTTACAAAAGGTCTGTCAGCGATTACCGGCATGTGGTGGGCGGAGCTTCGTATTCATACTACGTGCCTCTTGCCCGTTCTTGGACAGTATCTGGCGGAGCCTCGTTTTATATCGATAATTGGAATCTGGACTTGGACAATCTTCGCCCGCGCAGAAGAGATGACCCGACTTATCAGGATTTACTAAATGATGGAGGGGAATCCACAAGCTATGATTTGCAAGTCGGTGTGGCTGTTTTCCGTAAGAATTTCTATTTCGGATACACTTTTAGCCAGCGCTTGGGGAGCCCTACAGTGTCGGATGAGGCGGACGCTTTGGTAGGATATACAGGTCACGGGTTTAACGCCGGATACAGGTGGATTTTCAGTGCGGATTGGTCATTGTTGGGCAGTGCGCACTATAAAATATTAGCGCATTCTAAAAACGCTTATTTACTTGCCGCCAGGGCAGATTATAAAAATGTTTTGGACTTTGGAGTCGCATACAAAGACCGTGATGCCGTAACGGCCCTTTTTGGCCTTACGGTTAGCAAAAAGATCCGCTTCTCGTATTCTTACGACCTCCCGACTCCCGAAATGAGTTCCGACGGAAAAGGCAGTCACGAGGTCGTGATAGGTTATCAGTTTCTGTCAGGAGACAAAGGAAGATATTTCTGGTGA
- a CDS encoding glycoside hydrolase family 2 TIM barrel-domain containing protein — translation MKAFTLNGQRLLALFFLFSTIGANALAQERPDWENPKVFRVNKEEPRATFYVYDNAEEAIKNDYKNSPYYKSLNGTWKFNFVKNPDNRPADFFKTDFDVSGWGDITVPANWELEGHGTAIYVNTTYPFWQIAKESPKPPVIPGDLNPVGSYRRDFEIPENWDGRQLFLHFGAVKSAFYVWVNGKKVGYSQDSKTPAEFDITKYARTGKNTVAVEVYRWSDGSYLEAQDFWRVSGIERDVYVTATPKTYIKDFEAKARLDEDYNHGMLAVEVMIGNRGEKDAKKYTLEYDVLDNGKSILNETRSITAKAGGVATINFSNKKVHNARHWTAETPNLYTFVLKLKNKKGQVIEATSSRIGFRTAEIKGGQFLVNGKAVLIKGVDLHEHHPQKGHVMDDETRILDIITMKRNNINAVRTSHYPQDPRWYELCDQYGLYVVDEANIESHGMGYNRAKGRTLANNPDWLEAHMDRTINMFERDKNHACVVTWSLGNEAGNGYNFYNTYLWMKQNSDIPVQYERAGTEFNTDIFCPMYMGIKNMVDYAKKYSDRPLIQCEYAHAMGNSVGNFQDYWDAIEAYPNLQGGFIWDWVDQGIESKNDKGEKFWAYGGDYGENMPSDVNFCLNGVVNPDRSAHPSLYEVKKVYQYIKFRPVDLRKGMIEVRNMYDFISLDNFTVNWELKGNGKTIQKGSFPINGIAAQARKNVKVPFKGFKPEAGTEYFMTFRAFTKTGDEIIPARYELASEQMALPVYKAPAYEAPALDKLAIDQDKEIVTVANENFSVTFDKSNGQLVSYKSNGKEMIKQGSRPNFWRAPIDNDFGNKMPKRTAVWKEAGTNQPVKSVVVKKDGKEKVRVTIVHELPSVSATFTSEYTVHGDGVIGAQHNLSKPEAEKLPEIPRVGMRLQMPKNFDNLSYYGRGPWENYIDRYTSAFVDRYDNKVADMYFPYIRPQDNGYHTDARWFALRDAQGDGLLFGAQDKLCFSTLHNEIEDFDPGQSKAQRHHTDIKPKNLVEVCVDYKMMGVGGDNSWGAHPHAQYKIFPDKGYSYGYVIVPLSKSTDPFKASQAKQRFGSTQ, via the coding sequence ATGAAAGCTTTCACGCTGAACGGACAAAGGCTTTTGGCCTTGTTCTTCCTCTTTTCGACAATCGGAGCCAACGCCTTGGCGCAAGAACGCCCCGATTGGGAAAACCCGAAAGTATTTAGGGTTAACAAGGAAGAGCCTAGGGCTACTTTCTACGTTTATGACAACGCAGAAGAGGCCATTAAGAACGATTACAAGAATTCACCTTACTACAAGTCGCTGAACGGCACTTGGAAGTTCAATTTTGTAAAAAACCCGGACAACAGACCGGCCGACTTTTTCAAAACCGACTTTGACGTAAGCGGTTGGGGAGACATCACCGTACCGGCCAACTGGGAACTTGAAGGACACGGAACGGCCATTTACGTCAACACGACTTACCCGTTTTGGCAAATCGCCAAAGAGTCGCCAAAGCCTCCGGTTATTCCCGGCGACCTGAATCCTGTAGGATCTTACCGCCGCGATTTCGAAATTCCGGAAAACTGGGACGGACGCCAGCTTTTCCTGCATTTCGGCGCAGTGAAATCGGCGTTTTATGTTTGGGTAAACGGCAAGAAAGTCGGCTATAGCCAAGACAGTAAGACACCAGCCGAATTCGACATTACGAAGTACGCCCGCACAGGGAAGAACACCGTGGCCGTTGAGGTTTACCGTTGGTCAGACGGCAGCTACCTTGAGGCGCAGGACTTCTGGCGTGTGAGCGGTATCGAGCGTGACGTTTACGTGACCGCCACTCCAAAAACTTATATTAAGGACTTTGAGGCCAAAGCCCGCCTTGACGAGGATTACAACCACGGAATGCTTGCAGTGGAAGTGATGATCGGCAACCGCGGAGAGAAAGACGCCAAAAAATACACTTTGGAATATGACGTTTTGGATAACGGAAAATCTATCCTTAACGAAACCCGCTCCATTACCGCCAAGGCCGGCGGAGTAGCGACGATTAACTTTTCGAACAAAAAAGTACACAACGCCCGCCATTGGACGGCCGAAACTCCTAACCTTTACACCTTTGTCCTTAAGCTTAAGAACAAAAAGGGACAGGTTATCGAGGCCACTTCTTCAAGAATCGGTTTCCGTACTGCCGAAATCAAAGGCGGACAGTTTTTGGTCAACGGCAAAGCCGTGCTGATCAAAGGTGTAGATTTGCACGAACACCACCCGCAAAAAGGCCACGTGATGGACGACGAGACCCGTATTCTCGACATCATCACGATGAAGCGCAACAACATCAACGCCGTACGTACAAGCCACTATCCGCAGGATCCGCGTTGGTACGAGCTCTGTGACCAATACGGCCTCTACGTTGTTGACGAAGCCAATATCGAATCGCACGGCATGGGTTATAACCGCGCCAAAGGCCGTACTTTGGCCAACAACCCGGATTGGCTGGAAGCGCATATGGACCGTACCATCAATATGTTCGAGCGTGACAAGAACCACGCTTGCGTAGTCACTTGGTCGTTGGGTAACGAAGCCGGAAATGGATATAACTTCTACAACACTTACCTGTGGATGAAACAGAATTCGGACATTCCGGTACAGTACGAGCGCGCCGGCACCGAATTCAACACGGACATCTTCTGCCCGATGTACATGGGTATCAAGAACATGGTCGACTATGCCAAAAAGTACAGCGACCGCCCGTTGATCCAGTGCGAGTACGCTCACGCGATGGGCAACTCGGTCGGTAACTTCCAGGATTACTGGGACGCTATCGAGGCTTACCCGAACCTCCAGGGCGGATTCATCTGGGACTGGGTAGACCAAGGCATCGAGTCTAAAAACGACAAGGGCGAGAAATTCTGGGCATACGGTGGCGATTATGGCGAGAATATGCCTTCGGACGTTAACTTCTGCCTCAACGGTGTTGTAAACCCCGACCGTTCGGCCCACCCTTCTCTTTACGAGGTTAAGAAAGTATACCAATACATCAAGTTCCGTCCGGTTGATCTGCGCAAAGGCATGATCGAGGTACGCAACATGTACGACTTTATTTCCCTTGACAACTTCACGGTGAATTGGGAATTGAAAGGTAATGGAAAAACAATCCAGAAAGGATCTTTCCCGATCAACGGTATCGCCGCTCAGGCCCGTAAGAATGTAAAAGTTCCTTTTAAAGGATTTAAGCCAGAGGCTGGAACGGAGTATTTCATGACTTTCCGCGCCTTCACCAAGACCGGCGACGAAATCATCCCGGCCAGATATGAGCTCGCTTCAGAGCAAATGGCTCTGCCTGTTTACAAAGCGCCGGCTTACGAAGCCCCAGCTCTCGACAAACTGGCGATAGACCAAGACAAAGAGATCGTAACAGTTGCCAACGAGAATTTCAGCGTAACTTTCGACAAGTCGAACGGACAGCTTGTTTCTTACAAGTCGAACGGCAAGGAAATGATCAAGCAAGGTTCTCGTCCGAACTTCTGGAGAGCGCCAATTGACAACGACTTCGGCAACAAAATGCCTAAGCGTACGGCCGTTTGGAAAGAGGCTGGAACTAACCAGCCTGTGAAATCGGTAGTTGTGAAAAAAGACGGCAAAGAGAAAGTTCGCGTGACTATCGTTCACGAATTGCCTAGCGTTTCGGCTACTTTCACTTCTGAATACACCGTACACGGCGACGGCGTAATCGGCGCCCAACATAACCTCAGCAAGCCGGAAGCCGAGAAGCTTCCTGAAATTCCGCGTGTAGGTATGCGTTTGCAGATGCCGAAGAACTTCGACAACCTGAGCTACTACGGTCGCGGACCTTGGGAAAACTACATTGACCGCTACACTTCCGCTTTCGTAGACCGCTACGACAACAAGGTGGCTGACATGTACTTCCCTTATATCCGTCCGCAGGATAACGGCTACCACACCGACGCCCGTTGGTTCGCTCTCCGCGACGCGCAAGGTGACGGCCTCTTGTTCGGCGCTCAGGACAAGCTTTGTTTCAGCACCTTGCACAACGAGATCGAGGATTTCGATCCGGGACAGAGCAAAGCTCAGCGTCACCATACTGACATCAAGCCTAAGAACCTTGTGGAAGTATGCGTAGACTACAAAATGATGGGTGTAGGCGGCGACAACAGCTGGGGCGCGCATCCACACGCTCAGTACAAGATTTTCCCTGACAAAGGTTACAGCTACGGATACGTAATCGTTCCGTTGAGCAAAAGCACTGATCCGTTCAAGGCTTCTCAGGCCAAGCAGCGTTTCGGTTCGACTCAATAA
- a CDS encoding GH116 family glycosyl-hydrolase, with protein sequence MKKQSIVALILGMLVPVVSYCAGEKDKVKYLQFYKGSSHDHVAMPVGGIGTGTVSVDFRGKLVDWEIMNQGAIGFLPFFNEHYAATRVAPFFAIRTKTADGKIDARMLEGAIPKSKLEGDWGCDELNSTFPRFHGSEMQTAYPIAKVDLIDETVPVNVSMKAFNPLIPGKTDDSSLPVAMLEYTVSNPGNSPVEVTLCGTVPNYVGFDGFKNKIKQNYNIYRNNDGVKGIFMSTNSADTLDSRWGSMALTTTYDGQVSYRTSWHPDLIWNGSVINFWDDLKDDGLLKQHKGKKAKEYTEYNMLNEFQGEVKDRSVPASLAVKVILKPGETKTVPFMLSWHFPKRISWESMPGWEKAAFDNYYARNFADAWDVAKQVSSRYDDLKEGTENFVNDFVSQDVPQSIKEAAMSNLANMRCQTLFRDGDGYSYGWEGQGSVLGTALNPKGIRGGWGPGTCTHVWNYESTIPYTFGDVAMSMREVEFGYCTDLKTGKMAHRVRLPLKTERQTVGAAADGQLGTIIRMYREWQLSGDTEKLKELYPYVKRSLQYVWQASKWDADKNGVIEGKHHNTMDVSYIGPNPEMGTWYLGALRAGEEMAKVMKDKAFAKECRQLFETGSAWMDANMFNGEYYIQLLPKPMNFQVGEAVLVHQMVGQQMAHMSGLGYLLKPENVKKSLESVMKYNYRTNWDQHLSTFRSYITRDEAGLMNAYYPEGKREARPFPYFSEPWTGLEYHTAAGMIFEDMESNGEKVVASVRDRYNGTNRNPFNEGEFGHRYARAMSSWSPLIAFTRFQYQGNIKRMTIRAEEGTYYWSNGYSYGTVDVKKKGDKFGATLKVNAGSLPLKTLTFIGTDHKEINTVKVRGKKAIAEGETVVLK encoded by the coding sequence ATGAAAAAGCAAAGTATTGTGGCGCTGATCTTGGGAATGCTGGTTCCCGTGGTCTCGTATTGCGCCGGAGAAAAAGACAAGGTCAAGTATCTGCAATTTTATAAAGGCAGTTCCCACGACCACGTCGCGATGCCGGTGGGAGGTATCGGTACGGGTACGGTTTCCGTCGATTTCCGCGGCAAACTGGTCGATTGGGAAATCATGAACCAGGGAGCCATCGGCTTTCTCCCGTTTTTCAACGAGCACTACGCGGCCACTCGCGTAGCTCCGTTTTTCGCAATCCGCACAAAGACCGCGGATGGAAAAATCGACGCCCGTATGCTGGAAGGCGCTATCCCGAAAAGCAAGCTCGAAGGCGACTGGGGATGCGATGAGTTGAACAGTACCTTCCCTCGTTTCCACGGTAGCGAAATGCAAACCGCATATCCGATTGCCAAAGTGGACCTGATTGACGAAACTGTTCCTGTAAACGTTTCGATGAAGGCTTTCAACCCGCTTATTCCCGGCAAAACGGACGACAGTAGCTTGCCTGTGGCCATGCTGGAATATACGGTAAGCAATCCGGGGAATTCACCGGTTGAGGTTACCCTCTGCGGAACCGTTCCGAACTATGTGGGTTTTGACGGTTTTAAAAACAAGATCAAGCAGAACTACAACATTTACCGCAACAATGACGGGGTAAAAGGCATCTTTATGTCCACCAATTCGGCCGATACTCTGGATAGCCGTTGGGGTTCTATGGCGTTGACCACTACTTATGACGGACAGGTTAGCTACCGTACAAGTTGGCATCCTGATTTGATCTGGAACGGATCTGTGATCAATTTCTGGGATGATCTTAAGGACGACGGCCTCCTGAAACAGCACAAAGGCAAAAAGGCCAAGGAATACACAGAATACAATATGCTTAACGAATTCCAGGGGGAAGTTAAAGACCGCTCGGTTCCCGCCTCTTTGGCCGTTAAGGTTATTTTGAAACCAGGCGAGACCAAAACCGTTCCGTTTATGCTCTCTTGGCATTTCCCGAAAAGAATCAGCTGGGAAAGCATGCCGGGTTGGGAAAAAGCGGCCTTCGATAACTACTACGCCAGAAACTTCGCCGACGCTTGGGATGTGGCCAAGCAGGTATCTTCTCGTTACGACGACCTGAAGGAAGGAACAGAAAACTTTGTTAATGATTTTGTTAGCCAAGACGTTCCCCAATCGATTAAAGAAGCCGCCATGTCAAACTTGGCGAATATGCGTTGCCAGACGCTCTTCAGAGACGGCGACGGTTACTCGTACGGATGGGAAGGACAAGGCAGCGTGTTGGGTACGGCCCTCAACCCTAAAGGAATCCGCGGCGGATGGGGCCCGGGTACATGTACTCACGTTTGGAACTACGAATCCACAATTCCTTATACTTTCGGCGATGTTGCCATGTCTATGCGCGAAGTGGAATTCGGGTATTGCACCGATCTGAAAACCGGTAAGATGGCCCACCGTGTAAGACTTCCGCTCAAGACTGAGAGACAAACCGTAGGCGCCGCGGCCGACGGACAGTTGGGAACCATTATCCGTATGTATCGCGAATGGCAACTTTCCGGCGATACAGAAAAGCTTAAGGAACTCTACCCTTACGTGAAGCGCTCATTGCAGTACGTTTGGCAGGCCAGTAAATGGGACGCCGACAAGAACGGTGTTATTGAAGGAAAGCACCATAACACTATGGACGTAAGCTACATCGGGCCAAACCCAGAGATGGGAACTTGGTACTTGGGAGCTCTGCGCGCAGGCGAAGAGATGGCCAAAGTGATGAAAGACAAAGCTTTCGCCAAAGAATGCCGTCAGCTTTTCGAAACGGGCAGCGCTTGGATGGACGCCAATATGTTTAATGGCGAATATTATATCCAACTTTTGCCTAAGCCAATGAATTTCCAAGTGGGCGAGGCCGTTTTGGTTCACCAGATGGTAGGCCAGCAAATGGCGCATATGAGCGGACTCGGTTACTTGCTTAAGCCCGAGAACGTGAAGAAGTCGTTGGAGTCGGTGATGAAATATAACTACCGCACCAACTGGGACCAGCACTTGAGTACATTCCGTTCGTACATCACGCGCGACGAGGCCGGTTTGATGAACGCTTACTACCCTGAAGGAAAGCGCGAAGCCCGTCCGTTCCCTTATTTCTCGGAGCCTTGGACTGGTTTGGAATACCATACCGCCGCGGGAATGATCTTCGAAGACATGGAATCAAACGGAGAGAAAGTGGTGGCTTCGGTACGTGACCGTTACAACGGTACAAACCGTAACCCGTTTAACGAAGGCGAATTCGGGCACCGTTACGCCCGCGCGATGTCGTCGTGGAGTCCGCTTATCGCGTTTACCCGTTTCCAATATCAGGGAAATATCAAGCGCATGACTATCCGTGCCGAAGAGGGGACTTATTATTGGTCAAACGGCTACTCGTACGGAACAGTGGACGTGAAGAAAAAAGGCGACAAATTCGGAGCGACTCTTAAAGTGAACGCCGGTAGCTTGCCCCTTAAGACGTTGACGTTTATCGGTACTGATCACAAAGAAATTAATACGGTAAAGGTTCGTGGCAAAAAAGCGATCGCCGAAGGTGAGACAGTAGTATTGAAATAA
- a CDS encoding family 43 glycosylhydrolase → MHIKTLKSVLVCVLLLTLTIGVNAQNGPSKISFSYEKVKGIGHEAGCSRRDPSDVIKVGDTYYVYYTKIYGRAPGYWGTLWYATSNDGGHSWKERGEILGKGKPGKFDSQATFTPNILLANGKYYLYYTGVKPTPGNKEGAFENNSTTDITAFGLAVSDSPDGPFQRISEDPVMRVSPEPEKFDSYRIDDASLLYRNGIYWFYYKGRSRVDGRNGPAKTKMGVAFSKDPEGPFIKLDKPILSKSHEVMVWPQGNGVAALASISSTIEYAPGGVDFRSQGPGVKVTDRPHAPGAYRPDLTNNGKGDGLDWGISMVHNGNETYLIRYNVKR, encoded by the coding sequence ATGCATATAAAGACATTGAAATCGGTTTTGGTTTGCGTGCTTCTTTTGACCCTCACCATAGGGGTTAATGCGCAGAACGGACCATCGAAGATTTCGTTCAGCTACGAAAAGGTAAAAGGCATTGGCCATGAGGCCGGCTGTTCCCGCCGCGACCCCAGCGATGTGATAAAAGTTGGCGATACATACTACGTTTATTACACCAAAATATACGGCCGCGCTCCCGGATATTGGGGAACGCTGTGGTACGCGACCTCAAACGACGGAGGTCATTCTTGGAAAGAGCGTGGCGAAATTTTAGGCAAAGGAAAGCCCGGAAAGTTTGATTCGCAGGCTACCTTTACGCCGAATATACTTTTGGCGAACGGAAAATACTATCTCTACTATACGGGCGTAAAACCGACTCCGGGAAACAAGGAAGGCGCTTTTGAGAATAATTCCACAACGGATATCACCGCCTTCGGTCTAGCCGTTTCCGATTCACCCGACGGCCCGTTTCAGCGCATAAGCGAAGATCCGGTAATGCGGGTAAGTCCGGAGCCTGAGAAGTTCGACAGTTATAGAATTGATGACGCGTCCTTGCTTTATCGCAACGGAATCTATTGGTTTTATTACAAGGGAAGAAGCAGGGTAGACGGCCGTAACGGTCCGGCTAAAACCAAGATGGGAGTCGCCTTTTCCAAAGATCCCGAAGGGCCGTTTATAAAATTGGACAAGCCGATTTTGAGCAAAAGCCATGAGGTGATGGTCTGGCCGCAAGGAAACGGAGTGGCGGCTCTGGCCTCGATCAGCTCCACAATCGAATACGCTCCGGGCGGTGTTGACTTTCGGAGCCAAGGTCCAGGCGTAAAAGTCACTGACCGTCCCCACGCTCCGGGCGCTTACCGCCCCGACCTTACGAATAACGGTAAAGGAGATGGCTTGGATTGGGGAATATCCATGGTACATAATGGGAATGAGACTTACCTGATTCGCTATAACGTAAAGCGTTAG